A part of Desulfobacter sp. genomic DNA contains:
- a CDS encoding nickel-dependent hydrogenase large subunit has translation MGKRILIDPITRIEGHLRIEVEVENGKVKDAWSSGQMFRGIEIMLKGRDPRDAQHFVQRSCGVCTYIHALSSVRAVEDACNIVIPQNARIIRNLLHGAQYQHDHIVHFYHLHALDWVDIVSALSADPVKTAKLSENVSGRPGTSEYFKTVKEKLATFVNSGQLGPFNNAYWGHPAYKLSCEANLMAAAHYLEAIKLQAKAARMHAIFGGKNPHPQSLVVGGVTSRGDLTPERINEFAGILKETQDFVEQVYIPDLLAVASFYKDWGAIGGNNETYLCYGDFPRAGVNDDLLLPAGVLEGDLTPKAVDVNQITEDVTRGWYEPGSAKHPFEGETRPIKGEVTYDTDDKYSWMKAPRYKGKPAEVGPLARVLVAYTQGQKDVVKLVDHVLKTLNVGKEALFSTLGRTAARGIETLVVGQAMPGWVEELKSNIAKGDKKTYQSWTMPDKGQGYGLNDVPRGALGHWINIEGGKIKNYQYVVPSTWNLGPADGKNQKGPVERSLIGTPIADPKRPLEVLRTVHSYDPCIACAVHVIDPHTNETYKVSVI, from the coding sequence ATGGGCAAAAGAATCCTCATTGATCCCATTACACGTATAGAAGGCCACCTGAGAATTGAGGTGGAAGTTGAAAACGGCAAAGTCAAGGACGCCTGGAGTTCCGGGCAGATGTTCCGGGGCATTGAAATCATGCTCAAGGGCCGGGACCCCAGAGATGCTCAGCATTTCGTCCAGCGGTCCTGCGGGGTCTGCACCTATATCCACGCCCTCTCCTCGGTGAGGGCCGTTGAAGATGCCTGCAATATCGTTATTCCCCAAAATGCCAGAATTATCCGTAACCTGCTCCACGGCGCCCAGTACCAGCACGACCATATTGTCCATTTCTACCATCTCCACGCCCTGGACTGGGTGGACATCGTATCGGCCCTGTCTGCGGACCCTGTTAAAACCGCCAAGCTCTCGGAAAATGTGTCCGGCCGGCCCGGCACATCCGAATATTTTAAAACCGTAAAGGAAAAACTGGCCACCTTTGTCAACTCCGGACAGCTGGGCCCGTTCAACAACGCCTATTGGGGCCATCCCGCCTATAAGCTTTCCTGCGAGGCCAACCTCATGGCCGCCGCCCATTATCTTGAAGCCATCAAGCTCCAGGCCAAGGCCGCCCGCATGCATGCCATTTTCGGCGGCAAAAACCCCCATCCCCAGTCCCTTGTTGTGGGCGGGGTTACGTCCAGGGGCGACCTCACCCCGGAACGGATCAACGAATTTGCCGGCATCCTCAAGGAAACCCAGGATTTTGTGGAACAGGTCTATATTCCCGACCTTCTGGCCGTTGCCTCCTTCTACAAGGACTGGGGAGCCATCGGCGGCAATAATGAAACGTATCTCTGCTACGGCGACTTTCCCCGGGCCGGAGTCAACGATGACCTGCTGCTTCCCGCCGGCGTCCTGGAAGGGGACCTCACCCCCAAGGCGGTGGACGTAAACCAGATCACCGAAGACGTCACCCGGGGATGGTATGAACCCGGCAGTGCCAAGCATCCATTTGAAGGGGAAACCCGGCCCATCAAGGGCGAGGTCACCTATGACACCGACGACAAGTATTCCTGGATGAAAGCCCCCAGGTACAAAGGCAAACCCGCCGAGGTCGGACCCCTTGCCCGGGTCCTGGTGGCCTATACCCAGGGCCAGAAAGATGTGGTCAAGCTGGTGGATCATGTGTTGAAGACATTGAATGTCGGCAAAGAAGCGCTGTTCTCCACACTGGGCCGTACCGCCGCCCGGGGCATTGAAACCCTCGTGGTGGGCCAGGCCATGCCCGGCTGGGTGGAAGAATTGAAGTCCAACATCGCAAAAGGTGACAAAAAGACCTACCAGTCCTGGACCATGCCGGACAAGGGACAGGGATACGGCCTCAACGACGTGCCCCGGGGCGCCCTGGGCCACTGGATCAACATCGAAGGGGGCAAGATCAAAAACTACCAGTATGTGGTGCCCTCCACCTGGAACCTGGGGCCGGCCGACGGCAAAAACCAGAAAGGGCCGGTGGAAAGATCCCTTATCGGCACTCCCATTGCCGATCCCAAGCGGCCCCTGGAAGTGCTGCGCACCGTGCACTCCTATGACCCGTGCATTGCCTGCGCCGTCCATGTCATTGATCCCCACACCAATGAGACCTACAAGGTCAGTGTGATTTAA
- a CDS encoding PocR ligand-binding domain-containing protein, which yields MGLPLAKSHHKREGTMDCPASPGEMEFSLSELIDIPVFQGLCDSFFKLTGLPTAILNHQGEILIASGWKTICTRYHRVNPATAARCLESDTILAGRLQKGEKFTIYQCKNGLIDVATPIIIENQHMGNLFAGQFLFDKPDMDFFVAQAKDFGFDRETYLAALADVPILTHEAVTKAMNYLVDLTDVIARAGIDKKRLLEMNRNLEYQVRERTKALKSEKIFSDSLIRSLPGVMYVLDRSGQFTRWNRNLEAVTGYSKRDIMKMDSMELIAGPDKPRAKKALAQVFKTGQATIEAGFNTISGRVIPYLFTGFKFRQKGEDYLIGVGLDISERLKTENEKATLIGKLQQSLEDVEQLSGLLPICASCKKIRDDKGYWNQIESYIHKHSRAQFSHGLCPECSDRIYGDQAWYKKMKKKTPPSS from the coding sequence ATGGGATTACCGCTTGCAAAAAGCCACCATAAGAGAGAGGGCACCATGGACTGTCCCGCCTCCCCCGGGGAGATGGAATTTTCACTTTCGGAACTGATCGACATCCCGGTATTTCAGGGGTTGTGCGACAGTTTCTTCAAACTCACCGGCTTGCCCACGGCGATCCTGAACCACCAGGGAGAGATATTGATCGCCAGCGGCTGGAAGACCATCTGCACCCGCTACCACCGCGTGAATCCGGCAACGGCGGCAAGATGCCTGGAAAGCGACACCATCCTGGCGGGCCGCCTGCAAAAAGGGGAGAAATTCACCATCTATCAATGCAAAAACGGACTCATCGACGTGGCCACCCCCATCATCATAGAGAACCAGCATATGGGCAACCTCTTTGCCGGACAATTCCTCTTTGACAAACCGGATATGGATTTTTTCGTCGCCCAGGCAAAGGACTTCGGCTTTGACAGGGAAACATACCTGGCCGCCCTGGCCGATGTGCCCATTCTCACCCATGAAGCGGTGACCAAAGCCATGAACTACCTGGTGGATCTGACCGATGTCATCGCCCGGGCCGGTATTGATAAGAAACGCCTTCTGGAAATGAACCGTAACCTGGAATATCAGGTCAGAGAACGGACCAAGGCTCTCAAATCGGAAAAAATCTTTTCAGACTCTCTTATCCGGAGCCTGCCGGGGGTGATGTATGTCCTTGACCGGTCCGGCCAATTCACCAGGTGGAACCGCAACCTGGAGGCCGTCACCGGGTACAGCAAAAGGGATATCATGAAAATGGATTCCATGGAGCTGATTGCCGGCCCGGACAAACCCAGGGCAAAAAAGGCCCTTGCCCAGGTTTTCAAAACAGGGCAGGCCACCATCGAAGCGGGATTTAACACCATTTCCGGCCGGGTGATCCCCTACCTGTTTACCGGGTTTAAATTCAGGCAGAAGGGCGAGGATTATCTCATCGGCGTGGGGCTTGATATTTCGGAACGGCTCAAAACGGAAAACGAAAAAGCGACGCTCATTGGAAAACTGCAGCAATCCCTGGAGGATGTGGAGCAGTTAAGCGGTCTGCTGCCCATTTGCGCCTCCTGCAAAAAAATAAGAGATGACAAGGGGTATTGGAATCAGATTGAATCCTATATTCACAAGCATTCCAGAGCCCAATTCAGCCACGGCCTCTGTCCGGAATGCTCGGATAGGATATACGGGGACCAGGCCTGGTACAAAAAAATGAAAAAAAAGACGCCGCCGTCATCATGA
- a CDS encoding HyaD/HybD family hydrogenase maturation endopeptidase produces MTETNTRPDNCKNNITVLGVGNILYKDDGVGIRVIQRLEEKYEFSDNVILVDGGVLGINLLGVIAQAGRLLVVDTVLNNGRPGDLHRLEHHEIPDRILAKNSLHQVDMIEALTLCKALDHVPQTTVIGIEPKDLSTLDDCLTPEIEDRLGALTDAVLDEIQSLGGSFTLKSQTALSGETAE; encoded by the coding sequence ATGACTGAGACCAATACCCGCCCGGACAATTGCAAGAATAATATTACCGTCCTGGGGGTGGGCAATATCCTCTACAAAGACGACGGCGTGGGCATCCGGGTGATCCAGCGCCTGGAGGAAAAATACGAATTTTCAGATAATGTCATCCTGGTGGACGGGGGCGTCCTGGGGATCAACCTTCTTGGGGTTATTGCCCAGGCCGGCCGCCTTCTGGTGGTGGACACGGTGCTCAACAACGGCCGTCCCGGTGATCTTCACCGTCTGGAGCACCATGAGATCCCGGACCGGATCCTGGCCAAAAACTCCCTCCACCAGGTTGACATGATCGAAGCCCTGACCCTGTGCAAGGCTTTGGACCACGTCCCCCAAACCACGGTCATCGGCATTGAGCCCAAGGACCTGTCCACCCTGGACGATTGTCTCACCCCGGAAATCGAAGACCGGCTGGGAGCGCTCACTGATGCCGTACTTGACGAGATCCAAAGCCTGGGCGGCAGCTTTACCCTGAAATCCCAAACCGCCCTCTCCGGGGAAACCGCGGAATGA
- a CDS encoding amino acid ABC transporter permease: MDFQPEIILNALPLLAEGLNMTLRFSAAAFALALVLGFAVGVLRYKSTLLYRLLAPYVEIARGTPLLIQLYFIYYGLPSLGITLGCFTAGVLGLGLNSGAYISEIVRGALYGVGRGQAEAAAAMGLTWFQTMVLVVVPQAMRTALPPLVNAFSATIKDSSLVSVIAVTELTRASQLVYTRTFRAFEIYLVVGLAYLAVILSISFISGKLESRLAIRNH; the protein is encoded by the coding sequence ATGGACTTTCAGCCGGAGATCATCCTGAACGCCCTCCCCCTGCTGGCAGAGGGCCTGAACATGACCCTCAGGTTCTCTGCCGCGGCCTTTGCCCTGGCCCTGGTCCTGGGCTTTGCCGTGGGGGTGCTGCGCTATAAATCCACACTGCTCTACCGGCTCCTGGCCCCCTATGTGGAAATCGCCCGGGGCACCCCCCTGCTCATCCAGCTTTATTTTATCTATTACGGCCTGCCCTCCCTGGGCATCACCCTGGGATGCTTCACCGCAGGGGTTCTGGGCCTGGGGCTCAACTCAGGAGCCTATATCTCCGAAATCGTCAGGGGCGCCCTCTACGGGGTGGGCAGGGGGCAGGCCGAGGCGGCCGCCGCCATGGGGCTGACCTGGTTCCAGACCATGGTTCTGGTGGTGGTCCCCCAGGCCATGCGAACGGCCCTGCCCCCCCTGGTCAATGCATTTTCCGCCACCATCAAAGACTCCTCCCTGGTTTCGGTCATCGCCGTCACCGAGCTGACCCGGGCCAGCCAGCTGGTCTACACCCGGACCTTCAGGGCCTTTGAAATCTACCTCGTGGTCGGCCTCGCCTATTTGGCCGTCATCCTTTCCATCTCCTTTATATCGGGAAAACTGGAATCCCGGCTGGCCATCCGGAACCATTGA
- a CDS encoding TonB-dependent receptor: MNLLKHAALPACLLLFWTLPGLAQQPADENVTELEPMVVSDKADRTDPEALVVDIKKIQTPLPSGNILDTMASEAGVQIRRTSQSGTGSGALRVRGFDETRLSVRQNGIPLNRDGSYGNGAVDWGAFSAESLESVEIFKGACPAKYGNTLGGVVNLKTRQPDTTPVTQVSLTAGSLDTLNAGVAHAWKKGNWGWSVSAGHYETDGYLRNNFMDRDRGTARISLDLPGEWEAGTAVDFSRTENGNPVYNRTDSAYYDPNSPLADEKELRGPGISSRLINGAQAWGEGSFTEDKSCDLTAWVARNTQAGSFRIEGRLWNQESVETYYDAADRNKKIYERETDAEDNNWLLSAAFSRRLGDHLLELGGETSSHGWGEQRVKYIDTAYFNGSINFFRFIRDGFLGQEDIMAYHALYVQDTWQVMDRISLELGLRQEWFRADSINPDAFGFTWATGVSDLSETHTDPRLALTFTPWEKTRITARFGIAHRYPTSPEYFWWYLNNATNYFNTDFNSERALQYELGLDQTFDNDLTLFVRGYYYDIKDYISSVSVPGVGSVFYNIDTVEIKGLEAGFSFPLPLHLTLWANATWQEGDKSGDPWDAGNAMSRQLADLPEIMVNAGLTLDDGGPFSARLWINHVDEREHYSGSTLTTLSAYTLVNLSAQYRIYQSKTTTADLVAAAENILDEDYQEKQGYPMAGATVLAGVRFSF; this comes from the coding sequence ATGAACCTGTTGAAACATGCTGCACTCCCGGCCTGCCTGCTCCTTTTCTGGACCCTGCCCGGCCTGGCCCAACAACCTGCAGACGAAAATGTTACGGAATTGGAACCCATGGTGGTTTCAGACAAAGCGGACAGGACCGACCCCGAGGCCCTGGTCGTGGATATAAAGAAAATCCAAACCCCGCTTCCCAGCGGCAATATCCTGGACACCATGGCCAGTGAAGCCGGTGTACAGATCCGCCGGACCAGCCAGTCCGGCACCGGCTCCGGCGCCCTGAGGGTGAGGGGATTCGACGAGACCCGCCTGAGTGTCAGGCAGAACGGGATCCCCCTGAACCGGGACGGCTCCTATGGCAACGGCGCCGTGGACTGGGGGGCCTTTTCGGCGGAATCCCTGGAATCCGTGGAAATTTTCAAGGGCGCCTGCCCGGCAAAATACGGAAACACCCTGGGCGGGGTGGTCAACCTTAAAACCCGGCAGCCGGACACCACCCCGGTCACCCAGGTCAGCCTCACCGCCGGCAGCCTGGATACCCTCAATGCCGGTGTTGCCCATGCATGGAAAAAGGGAAATTGGGGCTGGAGCGTATCCGCCGGACACTATGAGACCGACGGATACCTGAGAAACAACTTTATGGATCGGGACCGGGGCACGGCCCGGATTTCCCTGGACCTGCCCGGGGAGTGGGAAGCCGGGACCGCCGTGGATTTTTCCAGAACCGAAAACGGCAATCCCGTATACAACCGTACGGACAGCGCCTATTACGATCCCAATTCCCCCCTGGCCGATGAAAAGGAACTGCGGGGGCCGGGGATCAGTTCCCGGCTCATCAACGGGGCCCAGGCATGGGGGGAGGGCTCTTTCACCGAGGACAAAAGCTGCGATCTCACCGCCTGGGTGGCCCGCAATACCCAGGCCGGCAGCTTCAGGATTGAGGGGCGCCTCTGGAATCAGGAGAGTGTGGAAACCTATTATGACGCCGCAGACCGGAACAAGAAAATCTATGAGCGGGAAACCGATGCCGAAGACAACAACTGGCTGCTTTCCGCTGCCTTTTCAAGGAGGTTGGGGGACCACCTCCTTGAGCTGGGCGGGGAAACCAGCAGCCACGGCTGGGGCGAGCAGCGGGTAAAGTATATCGATACCGCCTATTTCAACGGATCCATTAATTTTTTCAGATTTATCCGGGATGGTTTTTTGGGCCAGGAGGATATCATGGCCTATCATGCCCTCTACGTCCAGGATACCTGGCAGGTGATGGACCGGATCAGCCTGGAGCTGGGCCTGAGGCAGGAGTGGTTCCGGGCGGATTCCATCAACCCGGATGCATTCGGCTTTACCTGGGCCACCGGGGTGTCGGACCTCAGCGAAACCCATACCGACCCCAGGCTGGCCCTCACCTTCACCCCCTGGGAAAAGACCCGCATCACCGCAAGGTTCGGCATCGCCCACCGCTATCCCACCTCGCCGGAATATTTCTGGTGGTACCTCAACAACGCCACCAACTATTTTAATACGGATTTCAATTCCGAACGGGCCCTCCAGTACGAACTGGGGCTGGACCAGACCTTTGACAACGACCTGACCCTCTTTGTCCGTGGGTACTACTACGATATCAAGGACTATATCTCCTCCGTCTCGGTCCCGGGGGTGGGATCGGTTTTCTACAATATCGACACGGTCGAAATCAAAGGCCTTGAGGCCGGCTTCAGCTTTCCCTTGCCCCTTCACCTCACCCTCTGGGCCAATGCCACCTGGCAGGAGGGGGACAAATCCGGCGATCCCTGGGATGCGGGCAATGCCATGTCCCGGCAGCTTGCCGATCTGCCCGAAATCATGGTCAACGCCGGCCTGACCCTGGACGACGGAGGCCCCTTTTCGGCCCGGCTCTGGATCAACCACGTGGATGAGCGGGAGCATTATAGCGGCAGCACCCTCACCACCCTTTCCGCCTACACCCTGGTCAACCTGTCGGCCCAATACCGGATATACCAGAGCAAGACCACCACCGCCGACCTGGTGGCGGCCGCCGAAAATATCCTGGACGAGGACTACCAGGAAAAACAGGGGTATCCCATGGCCGGTGCAACGGTCCTGGCCGGTGTCAGGTTCTCTTTTTAA
- a CDS encoding hydrogenase small subunit translates to MTQKTTEFYETLEKKGVSRRDFLKYCTALTATMGLSYSCVGQVAEKIEKAAAQRPAVVWLHFGECTGCSEAFLRTPDVGALILETISVEYHETIMAASGHQAEENLHNAVKKYDGKFVCVVEGSIATAYNGAYGKVGGRTFLEIAKEVIPHSAAVIALGTCSAYGGLPAAEPNPGGYKGVKDAIGVKTINLPGCPTNPMNLLGTIVKYLNNEPMELDDYDRPMFAYGETVHDNCPRLHHYEEGNFVEEFGSKEEELGYCLYQMGCKGPETYNNCPTVKFNNGTSFPIQAGHPCIGCSEPEFWDSMTPFYEES, encoded by the coding sequence ATGACACAAAAAACCACAGAATTTTATGAGACCCTGGAAAAAAAAGGGGTGAGCCGGAGGGACTTTTTAAAGTATTGCACAGCCCTGACCGCAACCATGGGCCTCTCCTACTCCTGCGTGGGGCAGGTAGCTGAAAAAATAGAAAAGGCGGCGGCCCAGCGGCCGGCGGTTGTCTGGCTCCACTTCGGTGAATGCACCGGGTGCTCCGAAGCCTTTTTGCGTACCCCTGATGTGGGGGCCCTCATCCTTGAAACCATTTCCGTTGAATACCATGAAACCATCATGGCGGCCTCGGGCCACCAGGCCGAAGAAAACCTTCACAACGCAGTAAAAAAATACGATGGGAAATTCGTCTGCGTGGTTGAAGGGTCAATTGCAACGGCATACAACGGCGCCTACGGCAAGGTGGGCGGACGGACCTTCCTTGAAATAGCAAAAGAGGTTATTCCCCACAGCGCCGCCGTCATTGCGCTTGGCACCTGCTCCGCATACGGCGGCCTGCCCGCGGCAGAACCCAATCCCGGCGGCTACAAGGGGGTCAAAGACGCCATCGGCGTAAAGACCATCAACCTGCCCGGCTGCCCCACCAACCCCATGAACCTTCTGGGCACCATTGTTAAATACCTGAACAATGAACCCATGGAACTGGACGATTACGACAGGCCCATGTTCGCCTATGGTGAGACCGTCCACGACAACTGCCCCCGGCTCCATCATTATGAAGAGGGCAACTTTGTGGAGGAATTCGGCTCAAAAGAAGAAGAGTTGGGATACTGCCTCTACCAGATGGGCTGCAAGGGGCCTGAGACCTACAATAACTGCCCCACCGTCAAGTTTAATAACGGCACCAGCTTTCCCATCCAGGCCGGTCACCCCTGCATCGGCTGCAGTGAACCGGAATTCTGGGACAGCATGACCCCATTTTACGAAGAATCGTAA
- a CDS encoding helix-turn-helix transcriptional regulator, translated as MNECRNFDFSIVRSLRMKRGITAEALANQANITRATVVKLESGKGNPTVETLNAIGKVFGLTASQLIQMAETGGAESGRTAPYDRDGFKGVHISFPGFEAFHLKAPKGCRSVSVPELHDHTAEICLVTSGRLRISVMGTARELGPGEALRFKALHEHELEIMEDAQLLLIHHLLT; from the coding sequence ATGAATGAATGCAGAAATTTTGACTTTTCCATTGTTCGGAGCCTCCGCATGAAGCGGGGGATAACCGCTGAAGCGCTGGCAAACCAAGCCAATATCACCCGGGCAACCGTTGTCAAACTTGAATCGGGAAAGGGCAATCCCACCGTGGAAACCCTCAACGCCATCGGAAAGGTGTTCGGACTCACCGCAAGCCAGCTGATCCAGATGGCCGAGACCGGTGGCGCCGAATCCGGCCGCACCGCCCCCTATGACCGGGACGGATTCAAAGGGGTTCATATCTCCTTTCCCGGCTTTGAGGCCTTTCACCTCAAGGCGCCAAAGGGGTGCCGGTCGGTGTCGGTTCCGGAACTCCATGACCATACCGCCGAGATCTGCCTGGTGACATCGGGCAGGCTGAGGATCTCCGTCATGGGAACGGCCAGGGAACTGGGCCCCGGAGAGGCCCTCCGGTTCAAGGCACTGCATGAGCATGAACTAGAAATTATGGAAGATGCACAGCTATTGCTGATCCACCATCTTCTGACCTGA
- a CDS encoding amino acid ABC transporter substrate-binding protein encodes MKKLILLAVLVLVLGAHPSWAADASWQQVKENNRLTVGFCAHYPPFESRNEKTNELEGFDVDMGRALAQAMGVAPAFVDAEWQGGLKKGDYDILITCMSKSEARADQVNMSDVYYRLPDVMVVNKKNTAIKTRADLKGKTVGVQVGSGSEQIADKMAADFKEIKRYNYNPEAFTDLAHGRIDAVIVGYAYAVTQIKKTPAFKVVGKPLHEAEIVMVMKSGADQLTQKVNQALAAIQSNGTYEAILNKWLALD; translated from the coding sequence ATGAAAAAACTGATCCTCTTGGCTGTACTCGTACTTGTCCTGGGGGCCCACCCCTCATGGGCCGCCGACGCATCCTGGCAGCAGGTAAAGGAGAACAACCGGCTGACCGTCGGGTTCTGCGCCCACTATCCCCCCTTTGAATCCAGGAATGAAAAGACCAATGAGCTGGAAGGCTTTGACGTGGACATGGGCCGTGCCCTGGCCCAGGCCATGGGCGTGGCACCGGCATTTGTGGATGCCGAATGGCAGGGCGGGCTGAAAAAAGGGGACTATGATATCCTGATCACCTGCATGTCCAAATCCGAGGCCCGGGCCGACCAGGTGAACATGAGCGATGTCTACTACCGGCTCCCCGATGTCATGGTGGTGAACAAGAAGAATACCGCCATCAAGACCCGGGCGGACCTCAAGGGCAAAACCGTCGGGGTCCAGGTGGGATCGGGCAGCGAGCAGATCGCCGACAAAATGGCCGCCGACTTCAAGGAAATCAAGCGGTACAATTACAACCCCGAGGCGTTCACAGACCTGGCCCACGGCAGGATCGACGCCGTGATCGTGGGCTATGCCTATGCCGTGACCCAGATCAAGAAGACCCCGGCCTTTAAAGTTGTGGGAAAACCCCTCCACGAGGCGGAAATCGTCATGGTCATGAAAAGCGGGGCGGACCAGCTCACCCAGAAGGTCAACCAGGCCCTGGCCGCCATCCAATCCAACGGCACCTATGAGGCCATCCTGAACAAGTGGCTGGCCCTGGATTAA
- a CDS encoding flavin reductase family protein has product MLFKPFMREGFMPLPVTFVSSISADGIPNIAPYSCVMPVLRPLDLICLASAEKRDTLANIRETDEFVVNLVGEQFTDKVIPTARFSIPEENEFELAGLSQKPSEEIRPPGIAGAYAWMECRLAGFHRGEGYTLVMGKVVRLEVDDACLTPDGSLDLDRARPLMMTGSKKGMHYCSAADLGRLDPFGAMFPDGRDPLAKTYEEK; this is encoded by the coding sequence ATGCTCTTTAAACCCTTCATGCGGGAGGGCTTCATGCCCCTGCCCGTCACCTTTGTCTCCTCCATCAGTGCCGACGGGATTCCCAATATCGCGCCCTACTCCTGTGTCATGCCGGTGCTGCGGCCCCTGGATCTGATCTGCCTGGCCTCGGCAGAAAAGCGGGACACCCTGGCCAATATCCGGGAAACCGACGAATTCGTGGTCAATCTGGTGGGAGAGCAGTTTACGGATAAAGTGATCCCAACGGCCCGGTTTTCTATACCCGAAGAGAACGAGTTTGAACTGGCCGGATTAAGCCAGAAACCCTCGGAAGAGATCCGCCCGCCGGGCATAGCGGGGGCCTACGCCTGGATGGAGTGCCGGCTGGCCGGGTTCCACCGGGGAGAGGGGTATACCCTGGTCATGGGGAAGGTGGTCCGGCTGGAGGTGGACGACGCCTGCCTGACCCCGGATGGCAGTTTGGATCTTGACAGGGCCAGGCCCCTGATGATGACCGGCAGCAAAAAAGGGATGCACTATTGCTCGGCCGCAGATTTGGGCCGGCTGGATCCCTTCGGCGCCATGTTTCCGGACGGCAGGGATCCTTTGGCAAAGACATATGAAGAGAAGTAA
- a CDS encoding cache domain-containing protein: protein MSLNKKLTIFFVSVFILLSLLMILYSFIHLKQIAEAHIQKDYEERLKIVVIFIKNKHQNLLRTGMENIYEDLYKKDLIRELKASYYKNIKHTYPFILDADSNIIMHPTIPSAGLNRKPSKDEVFIYKYITTHGRGAFEYTWQGIQKWCVFEQFKPWNWYVAFSVDSYVQYDVLNQFILKYSLFVIFSSGIITLLVFRLLKQNVLTPLSLLKDKCKTILRDEATPNLLSLSHQDNEIGELAGSFMDMKKELIRSRNKEMEIARQREKTIDDLQEALAQVKQLQGLLPICSRCKKIRDDSGYWHQVEQYVEKTTGARFSHGMCPECSDHMYGDEEWYIKMKERQAQSKKKD, encoded by the coding sequence ATGTCCCTGAATAAAAAACTGACCATTTTTTTCGTTTCTGTTTTCATCCTGCTCAGCCTGCTGATGATCCTTTATTCTTTTATCCACCTCAAACAAATTGCTGAGGCGCATATACAAAAGGATTATGAGGAGCGGTTAAAGATTGTGGTGATCTTTATTAAAAACAAACATCAGAATCTTTTGAGAACCGGAATGGAAAATATCTACGAAGACCTGTATAAAAAAGACCTCATCAGGGAATTAAAAGCGTCCTACTATAAAAATATCAAACACACCTATCCCTTCATCCTTGACGCCGATTCCAATATCATCATGCATCCCACGATCCCCAGTGCCGGGCTAAACAGAAAACCCAGCAAAGACGAAGTGTTCATTTATAAGTATATCACGACACACGGCAGAGGGGCATTTGAGTATACCTGGCAGGGCATCCAGAAATGGTGTGTCTTTGAACAATTTAAACCCTGGAACTGGTATGTGGCCTTTTCTGTGGACAGCTATGTCCAATACGATGTTTTAAATCAGTTCATCCTGAAATATTCATTATTCGTCATTTTTTCCTCGGGCATCATCACCCTGCTGGTATTCAGGTTGCTGAAACAAAATGTCCTTACCCCCCTGTCCCTGCTAAAAGATAAGTGCAAAACAATCCTCAGGGATGAAGCGACACCGAATCTTTTATCCCTGTCACACCAGGACAATGAAATCGGAGAACTGGCCGGGTCGTTTATGGACATGAAAAAAGAGTTGATCCGCAGCCGTAATAAGGAGATGGAGATTGCCCGGCAAAGGGAAAAGACCATTGACGACCTCCAAGAGGCACTTGCCCAGGTGAAACAGCTCCAGGGCCTTTTGCCCATCTGTTCCAGGTGTAAAAAAATCCGGGATGATTCAGGCTATTGGCATCAGGTTGAGCAGTATGTTGAGAAAACTACCGGGGCCCGGTTCAGCCACGGCATGTGCCCGGAATGTTCCGATCACATGTACGGGGATGAGGAATGGTATATCAAAATGAAGGAAAGACAGGCCCAAAGCAAAAAAAAGGATTAG